A genomic window from Synechococcus sp. WH 8016 includes:
- a CDS encoding metal ABC transporter permease, with product MAVLVGILCPVTGTLLVTQRRVLQANLISHAVLPGLALSVAFGFDPALGGVVSGILGALLAERLQRSSKLNGEAVINTVLAGFLGLGVLLIPLLSLRLDLEALLFGDLLTVGWLDVGRVLVACLALAILLGTRYRELVYLGVDPEGAASAGLSVRGLRLALSAVTAVVIVSAMAAVGVILVIGLLCAPVLPGLHRVSSLRAAMVRAALVGLALSGGGFLLALPLNLPPGPLIGVACVVLLCPLAWKST from the coding sequence ATGGCAGTGTTGGTGGGGATTTTGTGTCCTGTCACTGGCACGCTCTTGGTGACCCAACGCCGGGTGCTTCAGGCCAATCTCATTTCCCATGCCGTGCTTCCAGGATTGGCGCTCTCGGTTGCCTTCGGCTTTGATCCAGCCTTGGGGGGCGTGGTAAGCGGCATCCTTGGGGCCTTACTGGCGGAACGATTGCAGCGCAGCTCGAAGCTGAACGGGGAAGCGGTGATCAATACGGTGCTTGCTGGCTTTCTTGGCCTCGGAGTTCTGCTCATCCCTTTGCTGAGTTTGCGCCTTGACCTTGAGGCCTTGCTGTTTGGTGATTTGCTGACGGTGGGTTGGCTTGATGTGGGTCGCGTGTTGGTTGCTTGCCTGGCCTTGGCCATCCTTCTGGGCACTCGCTATCGCGAGCTTGTTTATTTGGGGGTTGATCCAGAGGGTGCTGCCTCGGCGGGATTGTCGGTGCGTGGGCTGCGGCTGGCCCTTTCTGCCGTCACAGCTGTGGTCATTGTTAGTGCCATGGCAGCGGTGGGAGTGATTTTGGTGATTGGTTTGCTGTGTGCCCCCGTGCTTCCAGGGCTTCATCGGGTGAGCAGTCTGCGCGCTGCGATGGTTCGGGCTGCATTGGTGGGTTTGGCCCTCAGTGGCGGTGGATTTCTTTTGGCCTTGCCCCTCAATCTCCCCCCCGGACCTTTGATTGGAGTGGCTTGCGTTGTGTTGCTTTGCCCACTGGCCTGGAAAAGCACCTAG
- a CDS encoding 2TM domain-containing protein, with protein sequence MNHVDDIRRFAISRLSLKRAYRHQVINYLWVNALLIVVWALSGFGFFWPIYSLLGWGAALLIQGWKITHPHRHAFSEEEINREIERI encoded by the coding sequence ATGAATCATGTTGATGATATTCGCCGCTTTGCCATCAGCCGTCTTAGCCTCAAGAGGGCCTATCGGCATCAAGTGATCAATTACCTCTGGGTGAATGCTCTCTTGATTGTTGTGTGGGCTTTGAGTGGATTTGGCTTTTTCTGGCCGATCTACTCACTTCTCGGCTGGGGGGCTGCTTTGCTGATTCAAGGATGGAAAATCACTCACCCTCATCGTCACGCGTTCAGTGAAGAGGAGATCAATCGAGAGATCGAGAGAATCTGA
- a CDS encoding metal ABC transporter substrate-binding protein has protein sequence MPLPASVPFASVLLAAANTASPTVVAADGILCDLTRTLAGPQANVICLTKPGSDPHTLALRPADRGNLAKAQLVLLNGYNLTPALNKIKTPGAVVRVGNKAVPKNPLKDPHIWHDPANVKAMANSVAWSLKPLFDAKGDAAIDQRRAKVDGVLASLGGWIGQQIATVPQKQRVLVTGHRAFSFLAKRYGVRELPVLDDFTTGGTLRPSSLSAISKSIKASGSKAIFAESIPPSKTMRRISRSSGVPIAKQALFADGQAPGKSLVQTATNNVCIFVNAQGGSCNEAAASSLQNQWSSIK, from the coding sequence GTGCCACTGCCTGCCTCCGTACCTTTTGCCAGTGTCTTGCTGGCGGCAGCCAACACTGCGAGTCCAACAGTGGTGGCCGCGGATGGGATTCTTTGCGATCTCACGCGCACCCTTGCTGGGCCTCAAGCCAACGTGATTTGCTTGACCAAACCCGGCTCAGATCCTCACACCCTGGCGTTACGTCCAGCTGATCGAGGCAATCTCGCGAAAGCCCAACTTGTGTTGCTGAATGGATATAACCTCACGCCAGCGCTTAACAAGATCAAAACCCCTGGGGCTGTTGTAAGGGTTGGAAATAAAGCAGTCCCTAAGAACCCTCTCAAAGATCCTCACATTTGGCATGACCCAGCCAATGTGAAAGCGATGGCCAACTCCGTGGCATGGAGTTTGAAGCCCTTATTTGATGCCAAGGGTGATGCTGCAATTGATCAACGCCGAGCGAAGGTTGATGGTGTACTTGCCTCTCTTGGTGGCTGGATTGGTCAACAAATTGCCACTGTTCCACAAAAACAGCGCGTTCTGGTGACCGGGCATCGAGCTTTTTCTTTTTTGGCCAAGCGTTACGGAGTGCGTGAATTACCCGTGCTTGATGACTTCACCACGGGGGGAACGCTCCGACCCTCGAGTTTGTCTGCGATTAGCAAGTCGATCAAAGCATCTGGAAGTAAGGCCATCTTCGCTGAGTCAATTCCGCCGTCTAAAACGATGCGACGAATTAGTCGTAGCAGTGGCGTTCCAATAGCCAAGCAAGCACTTTTCGCTGATGGTCAAGCACCAGGCAAAAGTTTGGTTCAAACAGCTACGAACAATGTTTGCATTTTTGTGAATGCTCAAGGAGGTAGTTGTAATGAAGCCGCTGCTAGCAGTCTTCAAAATCAATGGTCCTCTATTAAATAA
- a CDS encoding metal ABC transporter ATP-binding protein, with protein MNFIQSVDRLSQLDGSILGEPVLRAEGVDVQYGDRVVLENVAMTLHSGTLTALVGANGAGKSTLLHVLQGQLRPRGGSVYCDGDPIEECRERVVLMPQRSRIDWSFPISVRDLVDLGSMNGQSLGCCDREAALQRVGLSALAHRRLDSLSGGQQQRALLARSLVQPSRMLLLDEPCAAIDPPSRDQLLLLMRQLADAGHTLLVSSHDWGEALDSYDRVIVLDRSVLADGPPAEVRRSLKGLVNPGNHHCG; from the coding sequence ATGAATTTCATCCAGTCCGTCGATAGGTTGAGCCAACTTGATGGTTCGATTTTGGGAGAGCCAGTTCTGAGAGCAGAGGGCGTTGATGTGCAATACGGCGATCGTGTTGTGCTCGAAAACGTGGCAATGACGCTGCACTCAGGCACGTTGACGGCGCTGGTTGGTGCGAATGGAGCCGGTAAATCCACCCTGCTGCATGTGCTCCAGGGGCAACTTCGTCCCCGAGGTGGCTCGGTTTACTGCGATGGAGATCCGATCGAGGAGTGTCGCGAACGGGTGGTGTTGATGCCTCAGCGCAGTCGGATTGATTGGTCGTTTCCGATCAGCGTGCGAGATCTTGTCGATCTTGGATCGATGAATGGCCAATCTCTTGGATGTTGCGATCGGGAGGCAGCACTTCAACGCGTTGGTCTTTCCGCTCTTGCCCATCGACGCCTTGATTCTCTTTCAGGTGGACAACAGCAACGCGCGTTGCTGGCCCGTTCGCTGGTGCAACCCTCTCGAATGCTTCTCCTCGATGAACCCTGTGCCGCAATCGATCCGCCATCCCGGGATCAACTGTTGCTTCTGATGCGTCAGTTGGCTGATGCCGGTCATACCTTGTTGGTCAGCAGCCATGACTGGGGCGAAGCGCTTGATTCCTACGACAGAGTCATCGTGCTTGATCGGAGTGTTCTTGCCGATGGACCTCCCGCTGAGGTGAGGCGCTCTCTCAAGGGTTTGGTTAATCCGGGGAATCATCACTGTGGATGA